The following coding sequences are from one Anser cygnoides isolate HZ-2024a breed goose chromosome 10, Taihu_goose_T2T_genome, whole genome shotgun sequence window:
- the ECM2 gene encoding extracellular matrix protein 2, with protein sequence MQASSFVYCLLLVSLCIDFSQNEPSAVLRRQRRRMRNGGAGKGSTAQRRSLRQPRMKLPAPVAVAPSIPLINIDDGVMGVFDSLIGLGGHESSYSVLPGKKGQCTANGMIMFDKAVWSPKPCVTCLCSKGEVICDTAMCHPLKCPKTIIPAGECCPVCSDTDSSLDSNIISLDDITELSGDSPAPNDLDNPNVLPSAHTQTEKDELLRTEVVEFKEKDVHRKDEKKKRRKGKKNRQKYKVYQKEKKPITRKDEERRLSFEEEDLQLQKEEIKKREEVRTRERDTEEEQYESDEDDGTFGMLSRFPIPIPPIEAPPLPSGCSTSESTVSCINAKLTQIPPITDPDLTSLDLTGNIITTISDEAFNGIPNLEWIDLSKNNITSSGIGPHAFKILKKLKRLYLDGNMLVHIPSRLPSTLEEIKINDNQLHAIDEDALQDLKNLVTLELEGNKLSEANVSPLAFYPLKSLSYLRLGRNKFRIIPQGLPTTLEELYLENNQIEEVSEICFNYTRNINIIVLKHNKLEEHRIAPLAWINQENLESIDLSYNKLYHVPSYLPKSLLHLVLIGNQIERIPGYVFGHMKPGLEYLYLSFNKLTDDGVDPVSFFGAYHSLRELFLDHNELKSVPFGIEEMRKLRFLRLNNNKIRTVPPERICRTHPNDDVNDNSEEDENEDSRLEHVHLENNYINTRQLSPHAFSCIRSYCSVVLKPQKSK encoded by the exons ATGCAGGCTTCATCATTTGTCTACTGTTTGCTGCTTGTCTCTCTGTGTATTgatttttctcaaaatgaaCCTAGTGCAGTTCTTAGGAGGCAAAGGAGAAGAATGCGCAATGGAGGAGCGGGGAAGGGCTCCACCGCCCAGCGCAGGTCCCTGAGACAGCCAAGGATGAAGCTTCCAGCTCCGGTTGCTGTAGCACCCAGCATACCTCTCATTAATATCGATGATGGTGTTATGGGAGTATTTGACTCTCTCATAGGTTTGGGTGGACATGAATCTAGTTATAGTGTCTTACCAG gaaaaaaggGGCAGTGCACAGCTAATGGGATGATTATGTTTGATAAAGCTGTCTGGTCTCCCAAGCCCTGTGTGACTTGTCTTTGCTCAAAAGGAGAAGTAATCTGTGATACAGCCATGTGCCACCCTCTGAAATGTCCGAAAACTATTATACCTGCAGGAGAATGCTGCCCAGTTTGTTCTGATACTG ATTCTTCATTGGATTCAAATATTATTTCACTGGATGACATAACTGAGTTGTCTGGTGATTCTCCAGCACCCAATGACCTTGACAACCCCAATGTTCTGCCATCAGCACATACTCAAACTGAAAAAGATGAACTGCTCAGAACAGAAGTGGTagaatttaaagagaaagatgTTCATAGgaaggatgaaaagaaaaaaagaaggaaaggcaaaaaaaatcgACAGAAGTATAAAGtgtatcagaaagaaaagaagcctATCACAAGAAAGGATGAAGAAAGAAGGCTATCATTTGAAGAGGAAGACCTACaacttcaaaaagaagaaataaagaaaagggaagaagtaAGAACAAGAGAGAGAGATACAGAGGAAGAACAGTATGAAAGTGATGAAGACGATGGTACTTTCGGAATGCTGTCTCGTTTCCCCATTCCTATTCCACCTATAGAAGCTCCTCCTTTGCCATCTGGATGTTCCACCTCAGAATCCACAGTAAGCTGTATTAATGCCAAACTTACACAAATACCACCCATCACAGATCCAGATCTCACAAGTCTAGACCTTACAG GAAACATTATTACTACTATCTCAGATGAAGCATTCAATGGGATACCTAATTTGGAATGGATTGATTtgagtaaaaataatattacCTCTTCTGGCATAGGTCCACATGCGTTCAAA ATCCTGAAAAAGCTCAAACGCTTGTATTTGGATGGAAATATGCTGGTACATATTCCCTCTAGATTGCCATCAactttggaagaaataaaaataaatgacaaccagctccatgccattgaTGAAGATGCCTTACAAg atttaAAGAACCTGGTTACCTTGGAATTAGAGGGAAATAAACTTAGTGAAGCAAATGTCAGTCCTTTGGCCTTCTATCCGTTGAAAAGTCTCTCTTATTTGCGACtgggaagaaataaatttagaatTATCCCACAAGGTCTTCCCACTACTCTTGAg GAGTTATACcttgaaaataatcaaattGAAGAAGTGTCAGAAATTTGCTTTAACTATACAAGAAACATAAATATCATTGTGCTAAAGCACAATAAATTAGAAGAACACAGAATAGCACCTTTGGCTTGGATAAACCAAGA GAACTTGGAATCAATTGATCTCTCCTATAATAAGCTGTATCATGTTCCTTCCTATCTGCCAAAATCCTTACTACACCTGGTACTTATAGGAAATCAGATTGAAAGGATTCCAGGATATGTCTTCGGTCATATGAAGCCAGGGCTGGAGTATCTCTACCTGTCCTTCAACAAACTCACTGATGATGGAGTAGATCCGGTATCATTTTTTGGAGCATATCACTCTCTGAGAGAGTTATTTTTGGATCACAATGAATTGAAGTCTGTACCTTTTGGAattgaagaaatgagaaaattacGTTTTCTAAGACtgaacaacaataaaataag GACGGTCCCTCCAGAACGCATCTGCAGGACTCATCCCAACGATGATGTCAATGACAACAGTGAAGAGGACGAGAATGAAGATTCACGTCTAGAACACGTTCACCTTGAAAACAACTACATCAACACGAGACAGCTATCACCACATGCATTTTCGTGCATAAGATCCTATTGCAGTGTTGTTCTTAAACCACAGAAGAGTAAATAA